Proteins encoded by one window of Agelaius phoeniceus isolate bAgePho1 chromosome 3, bAgePho1.hap1, whole genome shotgun sequence:
- the CHRNA2 gene encoding neuronal acetylcholine receptor subunit alpha-2 isoform X2 — translation MMTTNVWLKQEWSDYKLRWDPAEYDNVTSIRVPSEMIWIPDLVLYNNADGEFAVTHMTKAHLSWDGTVTWVPPAIYKSSCSIDVTFFPFDQQSCKMKFGSWTYDKAKIDLENMDHQVDLKDYWESGEWAIINAVGTYNSKKYDCCTEIYPDITFYFVIRRLPLFYTINLIIPCLLISCLTVLVFYLPSDCGEKITLCISVLLSLTVFLLLITEIIPSTSLVIPLIGEYLLFTMIFVTLSIIITVFVLNVHHRSPSTHAMPAWVRSFFLGLVPRWLSMKRPAQDGARGPRGRPGARLSTSRCWLETDVDDKWEEEEEEEEEEEEEEKAYPSHPVEPKGSQFRYGKKPAGSRGSSKGKDKEQEEEEEEKGEEGSERGLALSPRMMKALEGVQYIADHLRAEDADFSVKEDWKYVAMVIDRIFLWIFIIVCLLGTVGLFLPPYLAGMI, via the exons ATGATGACCACCAACGTCTGGCTGAAACAG GAGTGGAGCGATTACAAGCTGCGCTGGGACCCGGCCGAGTACGACAACGTCACCTCCATCCGGGTGCCCTCCGAGATGATCTGGATCCCCGACCTCGTCCTCTACAACAA CGCCGACGGCGAGTTCGCGGTGACGCACATGACCAAGGCGCACCTGTCGTGGGACGGCACGGTCACCTGGGTGCCGCCCGCCATCTACAAGAGCTCCTGCAGCATCGACGTCACCTTCTTCCCCTTCGACCAGCAGAGCTGCAAGATGAAGTTCGGCTCCTGGACCTACGACAAGGCCAAGATCGACCTGGAGAACATGGACCACCAGGTGGACCTCAAGGACTACTGGGAGAGCGGCGAGTGGGCCATCATCAACGCCGTGGGCACCTACAACTCCAAGAAGTACGACTGCTGCACGGAGATCTACCCCGACATCACCTTCTACTTCGTCATCCGCCGCCTGCCGCTCTTCTACACCATCAACCTCATCATCCCCTGCCTGCTCATCTCCTGCCTCACCGTCCTGGTCTTCTACCTGCCCTCGGACTGCGGCGAGAAGATCACGCTGTGCATCTCCGTGCTGCTGTCCCTCACCGTCTTCCTGCTGCTCATCACCGAGATCATCCCGTCCACCTCGCTGGTCATCCCGCTGATCGGCGAGTACCTGCTCTTCACCATGATCTTCGTCACGCTCTCCATCATCATCACCGTCTTCGTGCTCAACGTGCACCACCGCTCGCCCAGCACGCACGCCATGCCCGCCTGGGTGCGCAGCTTCTTCCTGGGCCTGGTGCCCCGGTGGCTCTCCATGAAGAGGCCGGCCCAGGACGGGGCGCGGGGCCCGCGCGGGCGCCCCGGGGCGCGGCTGAGCACGTCCCGCTGCTGGCTGGAGACCGACGTGGATGACaagtgggaggaggaggaggaggaggaagaagaggaagaggaagaggagaaggccTACCCCAGCCACCCCGTGGAACCCAAGGGAAGCCAGTTCCGCTACGGGAAAAAACCCGCGGGCTCGCGGGGATCGTCCAAGGGGAAGGacaaggagcaggaggaggaggaggaggagaagggggaggaAGGCTCGGAGCGGGGTTTGGCGCTGTCCCCGAGGATGATGAAGGCTCTGGAAGGGGTGCAGTACATCGCCGACCACCTGAGGGCCGAGGACGCCGACTTCTCC GTGAAGGAGGACTGGAAGTACGTGGCCATGGTGATCGACCGGATCTTCCTGTGGATCTTCATCATCGTCTGCCTGCTGGGCACCGTGGGGCTCTTCCTGCCCCCGTACCTGGCCGGCATGATCtag